The DNA window GATCGATCAAGCCACCACGTCGTCGCCGGCCACCGCCTCCCGGACCGTGTCACCTCCGACGGAGGGGGCAGAGGGGACGCCGATGCGCTTCTACGATGCCCTGGCCAAGGCGACAGGAGCGAAGCTCGAAGAGCGTTACCTCACCTTCGGCGTCCTGCCTCGGACCGTCGGGGATTTCTCCTGGATTCTCTCGGCGTATGGCATGCACGAGCGCCCGGAGCACGCCGAGGTGCTGCTCGAAGGGCAGCGAGAGCTGCGTCGGGTTCTCTTCGGCAGCATCGATTTCTCCGAGGTGCGGAGCGTTCTCGACTTCGGCTGCGGTTACGCTTCCGACCTCATCGCTCTGGGGTCGCGTCACCGGCACCTCACGCTCGACGGCTATACCCTCTCTGCAGAGCAGGCGACGGTTGGTCGTGAGAAGATCGCCGCGGCTGGACTCGCTGGGCGGATCGCCATCCACCATCGTGATAGCTCGAAGGACGACTTTCCGGAGGCGCGGGACCTCATCTTCGGCTTCGAGGTCGCAACACACATCAAAGACAAGAACGCCCTTCTGTCGAACATCCGTCGCCACCTGAGCGACGGCGGCGTCCTCGCCCTGGCGGATTTCTTCTCCACGGGCTCCTCCATCGATTTCCAGGACACGGCGTCGTACAGCGTCACGCCGAGCGAGTGGACCGAACTCCTGTCTGGCAATCAGCTGCGGGTGCTGGAATGCATCGACATCAGCGCGGAGGTCGTACGCTTTCTCCATGACCCAGCGTTCGAGGAGCACCTGTCGCGGATCGAAGCGAGCGTCGGTCTCACGGAGGTCGAGAAGACGTACTACCGCGCCATGGACAACTTCGGGAGAGCGCTCGAACGGGGCATCTTGCGCTACGTCCTGATGGTCTCACAGAAGGACAGGCGAGCGACGCAGGACGCGCTCACGCGCCTCAATCAGCGGGTGCTCGCGGCACCGACGCCCTATGCCTCGTACGAGCGCGCGCTTCGTAGTGAACCTGTCCGGTACGAGGACTGGTTCTACGAGGCACAGTGGGAGCCCCGGCCGCGACGAGGTGACGTCGTGGCGGCACCTTCGGGGAACGCGCCCTGGATCCTGTTCGCTGATCAGGGCGGCGTGGGGCAAGCGCTCGAGGCGTTGCTCACACAGAGCGGGGAGCCTTGCGTGCTGGTGACTGCGGCATCCACTTACGAACGGCAGCAGGCCGATCGTTATGCCATCCGACCGCACCACCCCGAGGATCTTCAGCGCGTCATCGAGGAGGTGCTCGGGGCGAATCCCTCGGGCTGTGGTGGCGTCGTGCATCTGTGGAGTCTCGATGCGCCACACCCGGCCGAGGGAGGCGTCAGCGCGCTGGGCAAGGCCATGGAACTCGGCTGTGTGAGCGCCTTGCATCTGGTGCAGGCGCTTGCCGACAAAGCGACGAGCTCGCGTCCTCGACTGTTCATCGTCACACGTGGTGCTCAGCCGGCAGGAGAATCCACGAGGTCCGTGGCCGTGGCACAGGCGCCCCTGTGGGGTCTCGGCCGGACACTATCGCTCGAACTCCAGGGCCTCTGGGGGGGCCTCATGGATCTCGATCCCGAGCCCTCGCCAGCAGATGCCGAGCACCTTTTCGCCGAGCTGCGCGCGTCCGACGAGGAGGATCAGGTCGCCTTCAGGCAGGGACGACGGTGGGTCGCGCGTCTCGAACGGCGTGCGGCCCAGCAGGGGACGGCACCGCCGTCGTTGCGCGGTGACGCGAGCTATCTAATTACGGGTGGGCTCGGAGATCTCGGGCTGCGCGTGGCGGGCTGGATGGTTGATCGAGGGGCCCGCCATCTGGTGTTGATGAGCCGGACCCGGCTGCCCGAGAGGGACACCTGGCATGCCCTCGCTCCGGAAAGCCGCGAGGCTTCATGGGTCGAGGCCATCACGGCGATGGAGGCCAGCGGCGCCACGGTGCGCCATGTCGCTGTCGACGTGGCCGACGCGGATCAGATGAGAGCCTTCCAGGAGATGGCTCGGCGCGAGGCGTGGCCCCCCATCCAGGGCGTGGTGCATGCCGCGGGGGTGGCCCGCCCCCAGTCTCTCCTCGATGTGGATGACGCCACGCTGTGGGAGACCCTTCGCCCCAAGGTGACTGGTGCCTGGCTTCTGCACGAGATGTTCGAGGACGCACCGCTCGATTTCTTCGTGCTGTTCTCCTCGGGATCGACTTTGTTGAGCTCGCCGGGGCTCGGAAGTTATGCGGCAGCGAACGCCTTCCTCGATGCCCTGGCGCATCATCGACGCGCGCAGGGCAAGGCCGCGTCGAGCATCAACTGGGGCTTCTGGGCCGAGGTCGGCATGGCCGCCCGGGAGCAACGACGACTGGGCTCGAGCGCTCACCAGGGCTTCCGTCCCGAGGAGGGGCTGGAGATCTTGGGAGGACTGCTCGGCGAGCTGCCCGTTCAGCGCGCGGTGATGCGTGTCGACTGGCAGCAGTGGCGTGCGCACTACCCGAGCGCAGCGAGTGCACCCTTCCTGTCGCGGCTGGTCGAGCCCGTGCAGATCCAGGCGCCTGCGGAGGTGCTGCCCCCTGATGTTCTCCGAACGCTCACGGCTGCACGTACGGGATGGCAGCGCCGTTCGCTGCTCGAAGCCTTCCTGCGTGAGCAACTGGCGCTGGTTCTGAAGTCGTCTCCGGCACGTGTGGACGAGGCGGCACCGCTGCGCAGCATGGGTGTCGACTCCCTGATGGCGATCGAGTTCCGCAACCGGCTCGAGGCCAGCCTGGGCCTCGTGCTGCCCGCAACGCTGGTCTGGACCTACCCGACGCTCTCCGATCTAGCCACCCACCTTGCAACCAAGCTCGGGCTTTCCCTAGAAGACAGGGCGGAGCGCGAGATCGAGCTTTCACCCACCCCCCCCGCTGCTCCAGCGCTGGACGGGCTTTCCATCGATGAGGTGGCCTCCCTTCTGGAGGAAAAGCTGTCCGCCCTGAAGCCCGGATGAGTCCAATGAGCAACGACGCGACTGCGTATTACCAGGGGCTTCTCAAACGCTCCCTTCTGGAACTGGACCGGTTGCAGGGGCAGCTCTCCGCCAACGAGCGTGCCTCGCGCGAGCCGATCGCCGTCATTGGCCTCGGTTGTCGATTCCCAGGGGGAGGGCAGACGCCGGCGTCCTTCTGGGAGGCGCTGCGTGAAGGGGTCGATGGGGTAGGTGATATCCCACCGCAGCGCTGGGACGTGGGCGCACGTCACGACGACGGGCCGGAGGCCTTGGGGAAGACGTACACGCCCCAGGCGGCGCTCATTGAAGGGATCGACCTGTTCGACGCCGCATTCTTTGGCATCTCCCGGCGAGAAGCGGAGAGCATGGACCCGCAGCACCGGCTGCTGCTCGAGGTGGCCTGGGAGGCGCTCGAGGACGCGGGGCAGACCGTGGAGGGGCTCGCCGGCAGCAAAGCGGGGGTCTTCGTCGGGGTCTGCAGCACCGACTATGCCTGGCGTCAGCTCGAGGCGCCCGGGACCATGGACCCAACCTATTTCGGGACCGGGAACGCTCATAACATCCTGGCAGGGCGGCTGTCGTACTGGCTCGATGTCCGAGGCCCGAGCGTGGCGCTGGATACGGCCTGCTCGTCTTCGCTGACCGCTGTCCACGTGGGCTGCCAGTCGCTGCGCCAGAAGGAGTGCGACCTGGTGATCGCGGGCGGCGTGAACCTCATCCTCTCGCCCCTGTCCCTCTCGCTGGCCGGCAAGATGGGCCTCATGGCGCCAGACGGCCGCTGCAAGACCTTCGACGCGAAGGCGGACGGCATGGGGCGAGGCGAAGGCTGCGGCGTCGTCATCTTGAAGCGACTCTCCGATGCGCTGGCTGCTGGCGATCGCATCGCGGCCGTCCTTCTCGGCTCGGCGGCAGGGCAGGATGGGCGCAGCAACGGACTGACCGCGCCGAACGTGCTCGCGCAGCAGGCGATCATTCGCGAGGCGATGGAGCGCGCGGGGGTGGGAGCCAGCGACATCTCCTATGTCGAGGCCCACGGGACGGCGACCGTCCTCGGGGATCCAGCCGAGATCGAGGCGCTGAGAGCTGTGCTGGGTGAGCCGCGGGCGGATGGCGGTCAGTGCGCACTCGGGTCCGTGAAGACCAACATCGGCCATCTGGAGGCGGCCGCAGGGATCGCCGGACTCATCAAGGTGATCCTGTCGCTCCAGCACCAGACAGTGCCGCCACACCTGCACTTCGAGCAGCTCAACCCCAACATCTCGTTCGACGGCACGCCCTTCGTCATCCCCACCACGGCACGGCCATGGGACGCTGGCGGGCGGCCACGTACGGCGGGGCTGAGCGCATTCGGGTGGTCGGGGACCAATGTCCACATGGTGCTCCAGGAAGCGTCTCCGCGCCCGGAGCGACGGAAAGCGGCACCGCGCGATCTCCACGTCCTGCTCCTGTCGGCGCGTGGCCCGGAGGCGCTTCAGGCTTCGTCCAGAGCCTACCAGGGCGCCTTGTCGGCGCTCGATGCTGCCGAGACCACGCTCGAGGACCTTTGCTACACGGCGTCGGTTCGTCGGACCCATCACGAGCATCGCGTCGCGGTGGTAGGCCGCTCACGGGAGGAGATCGCCGAGCGGCTCTTGGCGTTCACGCAGGGCGAGAGCCGACCGGGTCTTTCGGCAGGCCGAGCGGAGAAGGGTCGACGCCAGGGGATCGTCTTCGTCTTTCCTGGCCAGGGCTCGCAGTGGCTCGGTATGGGCCGGAAGCTCGTCGAACGAGAGCCCGTGTTCCGCGCCGCGCTCGAAGCGTGCGAGCAGGCGCTGAAACCTCATGTGGACTGGTCTCTGACGGAGCAGCTCGAAGTCGACACGTCGGCCTCGCGATTGCACGAGATCGACGTGATTCAACCCACGCTGTTCGCCATTCAGGTGGCGCTGGCAGCCGTGTGGCGCGCATGGGGCGTCGAGCCTGACGCCGTGATCGGGCACAGCATGGGAGAGGTCGCCGCGGCGTGCGTCGCCGGGGCGTTGAGTCTCGAGGACGCTGCGACCGTCATCTGCCTTCGCAGTCGCCTGCTGCGACGGGTGAGCGGCCAAGGGGCAATGCTCTTGGTCGAGCTGTCGCGAGCAGACGCTGAACAGCTCATCGCTGGCCGCGAGCACCTGATCTCGGTGGCGGTGTGCAACAGCCCCCGCTCGACGGTGCTCTCGGGTGATCCAGCGGTGCTCGACGAGGTCGCGCAAGAGCTGGAGCGTCGCGAGATCTTCTGCCGCCGCGTGAAGGTGGATGTCGCATCGCACAGCCCGCAGATGGACCCGCTGAAGGAGGATCTCTTGCGCCTCCTCGCAGAAGTCCAACCGCGCACCGCCTCGGTCCCGATGCGTTCGACGGTGACCGGCGCCTTGCTCGACGGGGCCGAGCTGGATGCCTCCTACTGGGTGGACAACCTCCGGCGGCCCGTCCTGTTCTCCTCGGGCGTCGAGGCGTTGCTGCGGGAGGAGTACCGGTTCTTCCTGGAGCTGAGCCCTCATCCCGTGCTGTTGCCCGCGATCGACGGCTGCCTGCGTGAGCATCCAGGGGGCGGGACCACCGTGCCCTCCCTTCGCCGAGAGCAGGATGATCTGGAAGTGATGCTCGGCTCTCTGGGGGAACTCCACACCCGGGGGTATCCGGTGAGCTGGGACCGGCAGTACCCGGAGGGGGGGGACGTGGTGTCCCTGCCATCCTACCCGTGGCAGCGGGAGCGATTCTGGGTGCAACCTGCGCAGGAGGGCGTCACCGCGAGCCAACAGCGCGCGCTCCCCTCGAAGAGGGATGACGGGGCGCGTGGTGAGGTCGAGGGCAGCTCGCTCGTCGCCGACTTCTACGACTCGTTCGTGGTGCAGCAGTCCAGCGTGGAGGGGGAGGCTGACGAGAACGCCGAGTACCTGTCCTGGGGTATCTTCCCCCAGGTCATCCCGGGCTTCTCGTGGCTCAGGACGGTCTTCTTTCCTCGCGAGGTGTCGCGCCACGTCGCGCTCCTTCACGACGCCCAGCGCGAGGCGCGACGTGTCCTCTTCAGTGCCGTCGATATCGAAGCCATCGGGAGCGTCTTCGATTTCGGCTGTGGCCACGCCTCGGACCTGCTTCAGCTCGCGCAGGAGCATCCGCACCTCGAGCTCGATGGGTACACCATCTCGCCAGGGCAGGCGGCACTCGCGGCACGAAAGCTGCGCGCTACCGGGCTCGAGGCGCGGGTGCGTGTCTTCAATCGTGACAGCGCGAAGAATCCCTTTCCGCGACACTACGACCTGATCCTCGGTATCGAGGTTGCGGGGCTCATCCAGGACAAGGAGGCCCTTTTCTCCAACATCGGTCGGCACCTCAACCCGGGTGGCTTCCTGCTCCTGGCCGACTTCTTGGCCAACACCGTGTCACCCATCGAGGTCCAGGAAACCTCGACGTTCTCGAGCACGCGCGAACAGTGGATCAAGCTCTTGAGCGAGCATCGATTGCGGCTCGTCGAGGGCATCGATATCAGCCCCGAGATCGCCAATTGCTTGCAAGACCCTGATTACGACGCCAATCTCGAGCGTGTCCTCCAGGAGGTTCGCCCCAGCGAGGTGGTTCGGCGGAGCTTCGAGTCTTACCAGAACGTGCGTGTGGCGCTGGAGCGAGGCCTCATCAGCTACGTATTGCTCCAGGCGCAGAAGGACCCGTTTGGTCGCATCGAGGAGCTCACCATCGCCAACCGGGAGCGGCTCATGCGCCTGGTCCAGTACCAGGAGGTCGTCCGGCGGAGGCGAAGCGGTCCCAGTGCGTCCGGCGCCATCGACCAATGGTTCTACGAAATCCAGTGGTGGCCTTCGCCGCTGCCTGCAAAGCCCCGAAGCGAGGCGACCGCGGCTCAGGGCAAGCGCTGGCTCGTCTTCGCTGACCAGCAGGGGGTAGGGGAGGCACTCCGGGCCGAGATCGAGTCGCGGGGCGACACCTGTGTCGTCGCCTTCCTTGGAGAGCAGCTTCGGCAGGTCAGCCCCGGCCGCTACGAGGTGAGCCCCGACCGCGCAGCGCTCGCTGCCCTTCTCGCGGCGGAACGCGTGGACCTGACCGGGGTGGTGCATCTCTGGAACCTGGATCTCGTGCCTCCGGCGAAGACCTCCCTCCCCACGCTGCACGACGCCGAGCGTCTCGGCTGCGGCAGCTTGATGGCGCTGGTACAGGCGATCGCTGGGGCGGGCATGCGCGATGCTCCACGTCTCTGGATCGTGACCGCCGGGGCGCATGCGGTCGGTACGCGCGAGGGGGTGGCGATTGCACAAGCGCCGGCATGGGGCCTCGGGGCCACCATCGCCCATGAGCACCCCGAGCTGCGCTGCACCCGGATCGACCTCGACGGTGGCGCGGGACCTGCGGATGCTTCCACGCTCCTGGCTGCCCTGGGCTCCGTGGACGGCGAGGATCAGATCGCCCTGCGCAGTGCTGTTCGGTACGTCGCCCGTCTTGCCCGCACAGCAAGCGCGGCGCAGCAGCAAGACTTGCCGACTGCGCTGCGCGACGACGGCACCTACCTGATCACCGGCGGGCTGAGTGGCATCGGGCTCACGGTCGCCGAGTGGATGGTGCAGCGCGGTGCGCGCCATCTCGCCCTGGTGGGTCGCAGTGGCGCGTCACCAGCAGCCGAGTCGGCGCTGGCTCCCCTCCGAGCGGCGGGCGCGGAGATCACGACATTCCAGGCGGACGTGAGCCAACCGGAAGCGATGGCCCGCGTGTTTTCGCAGATCGACGCAAGCATGCCGCCGCTCCGTGGGGTCATCCACAGCGCGGTGGCGCTCGATGACGGCGTGCTCCTCCAGCTCGATCCGGCACGGCTGCGGTCGGTCATGGCAGCCAAGATGGACGGCGCCTTCAACCTGCACCTCCTCACCCAGGAGCGGCCGCTCGATTTCTTCATCCTGTTCTCCTCGCTGGCCTCGATCCTGGGCTCGCCTGGACAGGGGAACTACACCGCGGCCAATGCTTTCGTGGACGCGCTGGCGCACCACCGCAAGAGCCTCGGCTTGCCCGCCCTCAGCCTGAACTGGGCGCCGTGGAGCGAGGTGGGGCTGGCGGTCGTCAGCACGAAACGGGGAGAGCGGCTCGCGTACCGCGGTTTGAAGAGCATCACGCCAGAGCAGGGGAAGGACGTCATGGAGCGAGTCCTCGCCAGCGCGTCGCCGCAAGTGGGAGTCATGCTCCTCGACCTGCGACAATGGCGGCAGTTCTACCCGCGCTCTGCCAGCTCTCCCTTGCTGTCGGAGATTGCCCGAGAGCAGGGGAACGGGGCGGCTCCGGTCGAGCCAGAGGCGCCGCTGCGCAGCGTGCTCATCGCCGAAGAATCCGTGGAGCGCCGCAGGACGCTGCTGGAGACGCACGTGCAGGAGCAGCTCGGACACGTGCTCAGACTGTCACCAGGGCAGATCGACCCACAGACGCCGCTCAAATCGTTCGGGTTCGACTCGCTGATGGCCGTGGAGCTGCGCAACCGCCTGGAGGCGAGCCTGGGACTCACGCTCTCGGCGACGGTGGTGTGGAGCTATCCGACGGTCGCGGCGCTCGTCGCGCACCTGGCCAGCAAGATGGGGATACCCATCACCCTCGCCGCGCCCACGCCAACGGCGGTGAGCGCGACGCCGGTGGATGCAGACATGGAGCGGCTGGCGGACGAGCTACTGAGTGAGCTGGAGGGCATGTCGTGATCGGGTCGAGCTATCGCGGGCTGTGGAGGCGTGCGGCTGACGCCGCCGTGCGTGCGGGACGACGGCGATGAGCCAGTTTCTGGAGCGAATAGCGGCCTTGCCGCCGGACAAGCGCGCCGCACTTGCCGAGATCCTGCGATCGGCTCCGGAACCCATCGCCATCGTCGGCGTGGGCTGCCGGTTCCCTGGCGCTGACACGCCGATGCAGTTCTGGGAGGTCCTGGAGAGCGGTCGCGACATGATCCGCGAGGTTCCCCGCGACCGTTGGGACATCGACGCTCATTACGACCCCAAGCCGGACGCCCCCGGGAAGGTAGCGTCGCGCTGGGGTAGCTTCATCGAAGGTGTCGATCGGTTCGACGCGCACTTCTTCGGGATCGGGACCCAGGAGGCGTCGCGCATGGATCCGCACCAGCGCGTGTTGCTCGAGGTGGCCTGGGAGGCACTGGAGCACGCCGGCGTGAATCCCGAACAGCTCGGTGGCAGCAAGACCGGCGTCTTCGTCGGGATCTATCACAGCGACTTCTCCAACCTGGAACTCGCCGATCCAGACCGCATCGATCTCTATAGCGGCACAGGGACGTCGAACAACGTCGCTGCTGGCCGACTCTCGTACCTGCTCGACCTGCGGGGACCTGCCATCGCCGTGGACACGGCTTGCTCCTCATCCCTCGTTGCCGTCCACCTGGCCTGCCAGAGCCTGCGCAACAAGGAGTGCGACATGGCCCTCGCCGGCGGGGTCACCATCCTCCTCAGCCCCCTGCCGCTGCTGATGGCATCGCGGATGGGCCTCATGGCGCGGGACGGGCGTTGCAAGACCTTCGACACGCGCGCCGACGGCATTGCCATGGGGGATGGCTGCGGTGTCGTGGCCCTCAAGCGCCTGAGCGACGCGCTGTCGAGCGGGGATAACATCCTCGCGGTCATCCGAGGATCTGCCGTCAATCAGGATGGCCGAACCAATGGCCTCACGGCGCCGAACGTCCTCTCGCAGCAAGAGCTCCTGCGCAGCGCTCTCCGCGACGCCAGCCTGGAGCCGGCTCAGATCTCCTACGTGGAGGCCCACGGAACAGGCACCTCCCTGGGCGATCCCATCGAAATGGAGGCACTCGCAGAGGTCCTCGGCCAGCCAGGTCCCGAGAGGCGCTGTGGTGTGAGTTCCGTGAAGACCAACATGGGTCACCTCGGCGCTGCTGCCGGCATGGCGGGGCTCATCAAGGTGGTTCTCTGCCTCCAGCACCGACGCCTCGTCCCCCACCTGAACTTCCAGGAGCTGAACCCCAACATCTCGCTCTCCGGCACCCCCTTCTTCATCCCGACCAGCCTCCAGTCCTGGGAGGCGAACGGCGAAGCTCGGCGCGCCGGCGTGAGTGCCTTTGGTTGGTCAGGCACGAACGCCCACGTCATCCTCGAAGAGGCCCCGCCCGCACGGCGTGAGCCTCGGACTGCAACTCGCCCCCGGCACCTGCTCGTGTTGTCGGCCAAGCGTGCGTCGGCGCTGAGAGAGCTGGCGCGCCGCTACGAACGCCACCTGGAGGCCAACGACGCACAGGACCCGCTGGACGTCTGCCACACCGCGGGCGTGGGACGCGCACACGCTGCGCACCGCCTCGCGGTGGAGGGCGAATCGATCGGAGAATTGCGGACCAAGCTCTCGGCCTTCGTGGCTGATGGGCCCGCCGAAGGGTGGTGGACCGGCGAGGTGCGCGGTCGGAAACCGCAATCACCCGTGTTTCTGTTCACCGGGCAGGGTGCGCAGTACGCAGGGATGGGGCGCCGCCTGTACGAGTCACACCCCTCGTTCCGAAGCGCGCTCGACCGTTGCGACGAACTCTCGAGACCGCACCTGCGCAGGTCCCTCCTCGAAGTGATGTTCGCGGGTGAGGGGGATGGCACCGCGCTCGACGAGACGGAGTACACCCAGCCAGCTCTCTTCGCGCTGGGGTATGCGCTTGCTGAACTCTGGCGCTCCTGGGGCGTCGAGCCATCGGCCGTGATGGGCCACAGCGTGGGCGAGCTGGTCGCCGCTTGCGTTGCAGGCGTGTTCAGCCTGGAGGACGGCATCAAGCTGGTGGCTTCGCGCGGGGCGCTCATGCAAGCGCTGCCGCGTGACGGGTCGATCGCCGCCGTGTTCGCGGACGAAGCGACCGTGGCTGCGGTGGTCGCGCGGTGGTCGAGCGAACTCGCCGTTGCCGCGATCAACGGACCCTCCGAGGTCGTGATCTCCGGTGCCACCCGTGCGGTGCACGCTGCCATCGAGGAACTCGGCGCGCGGGGCTTCAAGGCGCGCCTGCTGAGGGTCTCGCACGCCTTCCATTCCCCCCTGATGGATCCCATGCTCGACGATTTCGAGCGTGTTGCGGCGTCAATCGCTCACGCACCGCCACGCATCAAGCTGGTGTCCAACCTGACGGGGACCTTCATCGAGCGAGGTGAGGTGACGACGCCTGCCTACTGGCGGCGGCATCTGCGCCATCCCGTACGCTTTGCTGCAGGGATCGAGGCACTTCACGCGCAGGGACACCAGGTGTTCCTGGAGCTGGGGCCGAGCTCGACGCTCCTCGCGATGGCACGACGCTGCTTGCCAAACGGAGTGGGGACGTGGCTGCCTTCTCTTCAAAAGGGCAAGGACGACTGGCAGCACATCCTGAGCAGCCTGGGTCAATGGTACGTGCAGGGAGGGGACGTGAGCTTCTCGGCCTGTGACGCAGGCTTCGACGCGCGTCGCGTGTCGCTCCCGACGTACGCCTTCCAGCGTGATGACTACCCGCTGCCTGTCTCGAATCCGGCTTCTCGCGGGACGAGTGAGGCCCGCTCGTCGGACACGCAAGATGGCCACCCTCTGGTGGGGGCACGGGTGCGTTCGCCGCTGTTGAAGGACCTCGTCTTCGAGGCGCACATCCAGCCCAGCAGGCTTCCTTATCTCGACGATCACGCCGTCTACGGTGTCCCCTTGCTGCCGATGACGGGGTACCTGGAGATGGCCTGGGCCGCGGTGGTGCGTGGATTCGGCCGAGACCACGGCACGCTGACGGACATCCAGATCCTGGAGCCCATGGCCTTCCCGGACGGTGAAGGGCGCGTGGCGCAGGTGGTTCTGAGGACCGAGGAGTCCGGGCGCGCCCTGTTCCACATCTACAGCAGGGAGCAGGAGGCAAGCGACGCGGAGGTGGAACCCCTCTGGAGGCTCCACGCGACGGGCGGCTTCCGACGTGCCGGAAGAGATGAGCGGCACATCCCCTCCGAGCGTCTCGAGGAGGTGCAGAAGCGCTGCCGCGCCCCCATCTCGGTCGAGCGCTTCTATGCGACGCTGTCTCGTCAGGGCCTCCAGTACGGGCCCAGCTTTCGAGGCATTGAACAGCTCTTTCGCTCCGAGACCGACGACGAGGCGCTGGGGCGGATCGCGTTGCCGGTAGCGCTCCAGAGCGAGCTGCCGTCCTACCATGCTCATCCCGCCTTCCTCGACGCTTGCGATCAGGTCTTCGCTGCGGCGCTGCCCGGTGCGGGCGAGGCCGTGCAGGGAGAGGATGTCTACCTCCCGGTGCGTGTGGAGCGCGGACGCATCCTGCGCGCTGCCGTGGGGCAGGGGTGGAGCCACTGCAAGGTGCGCCGTGCTCCGGCCGGCGCGGAGGCCCTCGAGGCGGACCTCTGCATTTTCGACGATGCCGGTGAGGTGGTGGCAGAGGTCACGGGGCTACTCCTCAAGCGTGCTCCGCGCGGCGTCCTACGAGCGGCCGTCCAGCGATCGGACGAAGGCTGGTTTTACAAGATGGAGTGGCAACCTGCGCCTCCTCCACGCCTGGACGACCCGCGGCCCGGAGCGTGGCTCGTCCTTGCCGACGCAGGAGGTGTGGGGACGCAGCTCGCCGAACGTTTGCGCGCGGGCGGCGCCGCTGTGGTGGTGGCCGTCGCAGAGAGCACCTCGACGCAGGGCGATCCCCAGTACGTCACCGTGCGCCCGACCGAGGCCGAGGATCTGAGCCGACTCTGGCGGCAGGTGCGGGAGACCCACGGCGCGATTGCGGGCGTGGTGCACTGCATGAGCCTCGACGCCGATGCGGCTGTGGAGATGAATCCTGGCTCCTTGCGAAGAGCCCAGGAGTTCGGTTGCGGTCTCGCCCTGCACCTGAGCCAGGCGATACTGCGCGACGAACATCCGATCCCGCCTCGATTGTGGCTGGTGACGTGGGGGGCCCAGGCGGTCGGGACACCGTCGTACGACGTGGCCGTGGCGCAGGCTCCGCTCTGGGGGCTTGGCCGCACCATCGCGCTCGAACACCCCTTGCTGCGTTGCACCCTGGTCGATCTCGATCCCGAGACCGAGGACCTCTCCCTTCTCCACCGGGAACTCCTTGGCAACGACGACGAGGCCCAGGTGGCCTTCCGCGATGGTGGACGGCTCGTCCCGCGGCTCGTCCCCGTTCCCGCCAGGGCCCATGGGGAGCGTGTCGGCGCGCCCATGGCGGGGCACGAAGGCCAGGCGTCCTTGCCGGTGCGGGCCGACGGTGCCTACCTCATCGTTGGCGGAACGGACGGCCTGGGCCTCCAGGCAGCTCGGTGGCTGGTCGAACAGGGAGCGCGGCACCTCGTGCTGGCAGGGCGGCGCGGGCGCACCCCCGAGGTGGCTCGGGCCGTCGCGGTGCTCGAGGAGGCCGGTGCACGGGTCATGGTGGCGCGCACGGACATCTCGCGCGCGGAGGAGGTCGAGGCGCTCGTTGCCGAGATTCAGCGGACTCAGCCTCCGCTGCGGGGCCTCATCCACAGCGCGGGAACGGTCGACGATGCGACCCTGCTGCAGCAACGCTGGTCGCGCTTCGGACCCGTGATGGGACCCAAGCTCGAAGGGGCGTGGCAGCTGCACTCGTCGACCCTGGAAGCCCCCCTCGATTTCTTCGTGATGTTCTCCTCCATCGCCTCCCTGTTCGGCTCCCCAGGACAGGGCAATTACGCCGCCGCCAACGCCTTCCTCGACGCACTGGCGCACCATCGCCGGCACGCCGGGCTGCCAGCACTCAGCATCAACTGGGGCGCCTGGGCGGAGGTGGGGATGGCTGCGCGGCTCAGCGAAACTGACGCGCGGCGGATGGCCGAGCTGGGTCTGGGCCACATCGTGCCCGAGCGCGGCGTGCGAACGCTCGGGCAGGCGCTATCGATGACCCTGGCCCAGGTGGCCATC is part of the Chondromyces crocatus genome and encodes:
- a CDS encoding type I polyketide synthase codes for the protein MSNDATAYYQGLLKRSLLELDRLQGQLSANERASREPIAVIGLGCRFPGGGQTPASFWEALREGVDGVGDIPPQRWDVGARHDDGPEALGKTYTPQAALIEGIDLFDAAFFGISRREAESMDPQHRLLLEVAWEALEDAGQTVEGLAGSKAGVFVGVCSTDYAWRQLEAPGTMDPTYFGTGNAHNILAGRLSYWLDVRGPSVALDTACSSSLTAVHVGCQSLRQKECDLVIAGGVNLILSPLSLSLAGKMGLMAPDGRCKTFDAKADGMGRGEGCGVVILKRLSDALAAGDRIAAVLLGSAAGQDGRSNGLTAPNVLAQQAIIREAMERAGVGASDISYVEAHGTATVLGDPAEIEALRAVLGEPRADGGQCALGSVKTNIGHLEAAAGIAGLIKVILSLQHQTVPPHLHFEQLNPNISFDGTPFVIPTTARPWDAGGRPRTAGLSAFGWSGTNVHMVLQEASPRPERRKAAPRDLHVLLLSARGPEALQASSRAYQGALSALDAAETTLEDLCYTASVRRTHHEHRVAVVGRSREEIAERLLAFTQGESRPGLSAGRAEKGRRQGIVFVFPGQGSQWLGMGRKLVEREPVFRAALEACEQALKPHVDWSLTEQLEVDTSASRLHEIDVIQPTLFAIQVALAAVWRAWGVEPDAVIGHSMGEVAAACVAGALSLEDAATVICLRSRLLRRVSGQGAMLLVELSRADAEQLIAGREHLISVAVCNSPRSTVLSGDPAVLDEVAQELERREIFCRRVKVDVASHSPQMDPLKEDLLRLLAEVQPRTASVPMRSTVTGALLDGAELDASYWVDNLRRPVLFSSGVEALLREEYRFFLELSPHPVLLPAIDGCLREHPGGGTTVPSLRREQDDLEVMLGSLGELHTRGYPVSWDRQYPEGGDVVSLPSYPWQRERFWVQPAQEGVTASQQRALPSKRDDGARGEVEGSSLVADFYDSFVVQQSSVEGEADENAEYLSWGIFPQVIPGFSWLRTVFFPREVSRHVALLHDAQREARRVLFSAVDIEAIGSVFDFGCGHASDLLQLAQEHPHLELDGYTISPGQAALAARKLRATGLEARVRVFNRDSAKNPFPRHYDLILGIEVAGLIQDKEALFSNIGRHLNPGGFLLLADFLANTVSPIEVQETSTFSSTREQWIKLLSEHRLRLVEGIDISPEIANCLQDPDYDANLERVLQEVRPSEVVRRSFESYQNVRVALERGLISYVLLQAQKDPFGRIEELTIANRERLMRLVQYQEVVRRRRSGPSASGAIDQWFYEIQWWPSPLPAKPRSEATAAQGKRWLVFADQQGVGEALRAEIESRGDTCVVAFLGEQLRQVSPGRYEVSPDRAALAALLAAERVDLTGVVHLWNLDLVPPAKTSLPTLHDAERLGCGSLMALVQAIAGAGMRDAPRLWIVTAGAHAVGTREGVAIAQAPAWGLGATIAHEHPELRCTRIDLDGGAGPADASTLLAALGSVDGEDQIALRSAVRYVARLARTASAAQQQDLPTALRDDGTYLITGGLSGIGLTVAEWMVQRGARHLALVGRSGASPAAESALAPLRAAGAEITTFQADVSQPEAMARVFSQIDASMPPLRGVIHSAVALDDGVLLQLDPARLRSVMAAKMDGAFNLHLLTQERPLDFFILFSSLASILGSPGQGNYTAANAFVDALAHHRKSLGLPALSLNWAPWSEVGLAVVSTKRGERLAYRGLKSITPEQGKDVMERVLASASPQVGVMLLDLRQWRQFYPRSASSPLLSEIAREQGNGAAPVEPEAPLRSVLIAEESVERRRTLLETHVQEQLGHVLRLSPGQIDPQTPLKSFGFDSLMAVELRNRLEASLGLTLSATVVWSYPTVAALVAHLASKMGIPITLAAPTPTAVSATPVDADMERLADELLSELEGMS